One segment of Anopheles stephensi strain Indian chromosome 3, UCI_ANSTEP_V1.0, whole genome shotgun sequence DNA contains the following:
- the LOC118511666 gene encoding uncharacterized protein LOC118511666 gives MWASKGPANRSESNEVAARYPTATTVRASQGANKMRSMSYAALNLSCPHGSIIRAHRLQWCAAILQFPLGRLPGSPPVDDGHERIRNYNVERSACTKTNS, from the exons atgtGGGCGAGCAAAGGACCGGCAAACCGCAGCGAATCTAATGAAGTAGCGGCTCGATACCCCACCGCAACAACAGTGCGTGCGTCTCAGGGCGCCAACAAAATGCGTTCAATGTCGTACGCGGCATTGAACTTGTCATGTCCACACGGCTCCATCATCCGGGCACACCGGTTGCAATGGTGTGCAGCCATTTTACAGTTTCCTTTGGGGCGGTTGCCAGGAAGTCCGCCGGTGGACGACGGACACGAACGCATACG GAACTATAATGTCGAAAGGTCGGCTTGTACCAAGACCAATTCCTGA